The following proteins come from a genomic window of Polaribacter dokdonensis:
- the mnmG gene encoding tRNA uridine-5-carboxymethylaminomethyl(34) synthesis enzyme MnmG, with amino-acid sequence MSLFSRTYDVIVVGGGHAGSEAAAAAANMGAHTLLITMNLQNIAQMSCNPAMGGIAKGQIIREIDALGGYSGIVTDKTAIQFKMLNKSKGPAMWSPRAQSDRMQFAECWRTMLEQTENVDFYQDSVNGLVFDGDKIVGVKTALGLEINAKTVIITAGTFLNGLIHIGDKSFGGGRAGEGASKGITEDLVAKGFEAGRMKTGTPPRVDGRSLDYSKMTEQPGDEITEKFSYLPTTSALKNQRSCWLTYTNPEVHNLLREGFDRSPMFNGRIQSSGPRYCPSVEDKVDRFATKERHQIFVEPEGWSTIEMYVNGFSTSLPEDVQDKAIRAVAGFENVKFLRYGYAIEYDFFQPTQLKHSLETKLIENLFFAGQINGTTGYEEAAAQGLMAGVNAALKVQGKEPFTLKRDEAYIAVLIDDLITKGTEEPYRMFTSRAEYRTLLRQDNADLRLTPKGFELGLASQERMDRVLEKQRKTDLLIQFLEKTSVKKEEINPILERKNLALINQSMKLFKIAARPQLDFSDFKTVEKLNTFLIENDIDKEIIEQAEIHLKYSGYINKEKNNADKLNRLENVKIPASFNYQKLQSLSFEAREKLTKIQPRSISQASRISGVSPSDISVLLVYMGR; translated from the coding sequence ATGAGTTTATTTTCAAGAACATATGACGTTATTGTAGTAGGTGGAGGACATGCAGGTAGTGAGGCTGCAGCTGCAGCTGCAAATATGGGCGCACACACTTTATTAATTACAATGAATTTGCAAAATATAGCGCAAATGAGTTGTAACCCTGCAATGGGTGGTATTGCAAAAGGTCAAATAATTAGAGAGATTGATGCGTTAGGTGGTTATAGTGGAATTGTAACAGATAAAACTGCTATACAGTTTAAAATGCTTAACAAATCTAAAGGGCCTGCAATGTGGAGTCCAAGAGCACAATCGGATAGAATGCAGTTTGCTGAATGTTGGAGAACAATGTTAGAGCAAACCGAAAATGTAGATTTTTATCAAGATTCTGTAAATGGTTTAGTGTTTGATGGCGATAAAATTGTAGGGGTTAAAACAGCATTAGGTTTAGAAATAAATGCAAAAACAGTTATTATTACAGCAGGTACTTTTTTAAATGGATTAATCCATATTGGTGATAAAAGTTTTGGTGGAGGTAGAGCTGGTGAAGGTGCTTCAAAAGGTATTACAGAAGATTTAGTTGCTAAAGGGTTTGAAGCTGGTAGAATGAAAACTGGAACGCCACCAAGAGTTGATGGTAGGTCTTTAGATTATTCTAAAATGACAGAACAGCCAGGAGACGAAATCACTGAAAAGTTTTCGTATTTACCCACCACTAGTGCTTTAAAAAATCAACGTTCTTGTTGGTTAACGTATACCAATCCAGAAGTACATAATTTGCTTAGAGAGGGTTTTGATAGATCACCAATGTTTAATGGTAGAATACAATCTTCAGGTCCTAGATATTGTCCTTCAGTAGAGGATAAAGTAGATCGTTTTGCAACTAAAGAGAGGCATCAAATTTTTGTAGAACCAGAAGGTTGGTCTACAATAGAAATGTATGTAAATGGTTTTTCTACTTCCCTACCAGAAGATGTTCAAGATAAAGCAATTCGTGCAGTAGCAGGTTTTGAAAATGTAAAGTTTTTAAGATATGGTTATGCAATAGAATATGATTTTTTTCAGCCAACACAATTAAAGCATTCTTTAGAAACTAAGTTGATAGAGAACTTGTTTTTTGCGGGTCAAATAAATGGAACTACTGGTTATGAAGAAGCAGCAGCTCAAGGTTTAATGGCTGGAGTAAATGCAGCTTTAAAAGTACAAGGTAAAGAACCTTTTACTTTAAAAAGAGATGAGGCGTATATTGCTGTTTTAATAGATGATTTAATTACAAAAGGTACTGAAGAGCCTTATAGAATGTTTACATCTAGAGCAGAGTATAGAACTTTATTAAGACAAGATAATGCAGATTTGAGATTAACACCTAAAGGTTTTGAACTTGGTTTAGCTTCTCAAGAAAGGATGGATCGAGTTTTAGAAAAGCAACGTAAAACAGATTTATTAATTCAGTTTTTAGAAAAAACTAGTGTTAAGAAAGAAGAGATTAATCCTATTTTGGAACGTAAAAATTTGGCTTTAATTAATCAATCTATGAAGTTGTTTAAGATTGCTGCTAGACCACAATTAGATTTTTCTGATTTTAAAACGGTAGAAAAATTAAATACATTTTTAATTGAAAATGATATTGATAAAGAGATCATAGAGCAAGCTGAAATTCATTTAAAATATTCTGGTTATATCAACAAAGAAAAGAATAATGCAGATAAATTAAATAGGTTAGAAAACGTGAAAATTCCTGCTTCATTTAATTATCAAAAGTTACAATCTTTATCTTTTGAAGCGCGTGAAAAGTTAACTAAAATTCAACCAAGGTCTATTTCTCAAGCAAGTAGAATAAGTGGAGTTTCACCAAGCGATATTTCTGTTTTATTGGTGTATATGGGTAGGTGA
- a CDS encoding class I SAM-dependent methyltransferase: MSNKIDFYKNLQPYLECKDYTVSGEVYQVQFNKEFEMLVTTPVPKNLGDYYKSENYISHTDAKDSLFDKVYQSVKNITLKRKLKLINSFNTTTKTILDVGAGTGDFLKVCKNNSWEVLGTEPNLDARNIAEQKGVLLQEDLLKLTTKTFDVITLWHVLEHVENLQDYIKSLKGLLKSNGRLIVAVPNFKSYDANYYKDIWAAFDVPRHLWHFSQTTIGKLFQTENMIVEKTLPMKFDSYYVSLLSEKYKHGKMKPASAFYRGFLSNKKANKTGEYSSLIYIIKEGK, from the coding sequence ATGTCAAACAAAATCGACTTTTATAAAAACTTACAGCCTTATTTAGAATGTAAAGATTATACTGTTTCAGGTGAAGTTTATCAAGTTCAATTTAACAAAGAATTTGAGATGCTTGTAACAACTCCTGTTCCAAAAAACTTGGGAGATTATTACAAAAGCGAAAATTATATTTCACATACAGATGCAAAAGATTCGTTGTTTGATAAAGTATATCAATCTGTAAAAAACATCACTTTAAAAAGAAAGTTAAAGTTGATTAATTCTTTCAATACAACAACAAAAACCATTTTAGATGTTGGTGCAGGTACAGGTGATTTTTTAAAAGTTTGTAAGAATAATTCTTGGGAAGTTTTAGGAACTGAGCCTAATTTAGATGCAAGAAATATTGCAGAGCAAAAAGGTGTTTTATTACAAGAAGATTTATTAAAATTAACTACGAAAACATTTGATGTAATTACACTTTGGCATGTTTTAGAACATGTAGAAAATTTGCAAGACTATATAAAATCTTTAAAAGGTTTATTAAAAAGCAATGGAAGATTAATTGTAGCTGTTCCAAATTTTAAAAGTTATGATGCAAATTATTATAAAGATATTTGGGCTGCTTTTGATGTTCCAAGACATTTGTGGCATTTCTCTCAAACAACAATCGGAAAATTATTTCAAACAGAAAATATGATTGTAGAGAAAACACTACCTATGAAATTTGATTCTTATTATGTTTCATTATTAAGTGAAAAGTACAAGCATGGAAAAATGAAACCTGCTTCAGCTTTTTATAGAGGATTTCTCTCAAATAAGAAAGCAAATAAGACTGGTGAGTATTCTTCTCTAATTTATATTATCAAAGAAGGTAAATAA
- a CDS encoding DoxX family membrane protein: protein MNFLSNYPTEVLVLLFLTVTFLQSGIDKLLDWNGNVSFIKDHFKNSPLRNSVPLLLAIILVLEIIAGLLMAFGVYQLYTSGAKEIALLGTELCAVVLIFLLIGQRLAKDYAGAMSLAVYFIVTLLGVYLLNS, encoded by the coding sequence ATGAACTTTTTATCAAACTATCCAACAGAAGTATTAGTCCTATTATTTTTAACAGTAACTTTTTTACAATCAGGAATAGACAAATTATTAGATTGGAATGGAAATGTTTCTTTTATAAAAGATCATTTCAAAAATTCTCCTTTAAGAAATAGCGTTCCATTATTATTAGCTATTATTTTAGTGTTAGAAATAATTGCTGGTTTATTGATGGCTTTTGGCGTTTATCAATTGTATACATCAGGTGCAAAAGAAATTGCTTTATTAGGAACAGAGCTTTGTGCAGTAGTTTTAATTTTCTTATTGATAGGGCAACGTTTAGCAAAAGATTATGCAGGAGCAATGAGCTTAGCTGTATATTTTATTGTAACCCTTTTAGGTGTATACTTGCTAAATAGCTAA
- a CDS encoding VOC family protein — MKKRVTGIGGLFFKSEDPKASKDWYQKHLGFNTDDYGSTFWWKDKQGNDCSTQWSPFAEKSKYFEPSKKDFMFNYRVENLVELLKELKKEGVTIVGEMQEFEYGKFGWILDNEGNKIELWEPIDAAFK, encoded by the coding sequence ATGAAGAAAAGAGTAACAGGAATTGGAGGTCTATTTTTTAAAAGCGAAGATCCAAAAGCGTCAAAAGATTGGTATCAGAAACATTTAGGTTTCAATACTGATGATTATGGATCTACCTTTTGGTGGAAAGACAAACAAGGAAATGATTGTTCTACTCAATGGAGCCCTTTTGCAGAAAAAAGCAAATATTTTGAACCTTCTAAAAAAGACTTTATGTTTAATTATAGAGTTGAAAATTTAGTAGAACTTTTAAAAGAGTTAAAAAAAGAAGGAGTTACTATTGTAGGTGAAATGCAAGAATTTGAATATGGAAAATTTGGTTGGATTTTAGATAACGAAGGCAATAAAATTGAACTTTGGGAACCTATAGATGCAGCTTTTAAATAA
- a CDS encoding DUF1801 domain-containing protein, translated as MTYEANSPEEYIAQIPQERQQVFQKLAKTIADNLPTGFEEGMLYKMIGFYVPLTTYPDGYHCQPNTPLPFINIASQKNSINLYHSGIYAKKELLDWFVSEYPKHCKRKLDMGKSCIRFKKIEEIPFDLIAELCTKMDVKEWIAIYENNIKKK; from the coding sequence ATGACTTACGAAGCAAATTCGCCTGAAGAATACATAGCCCAAATACCTCAAGAAAGACAACAAGTATTTCAAAAATTAGCAAAAACTATTGCTGATAATTTACCTACAGGTTTTGAAGAAGGTATGCTCTATAAAATGATTGGATTTTATGTTCCATTAACCACATATCCAGATGGTTATCATTGTCAGCCAAATACTCCTTTACCATTCATAAACATTGCATCTCAAAAAAACTCTATAAATCTTTATCATTCAGGTATTTATGCTAAAAAAGAGCTATTAGATTGGTTTGTGTCAGAATATCCTAAACATTGTAAACGCAAATTAGATATGGGCAAAAGTTGTATTCGATTTAAAAAAATTGAAGAAATTCCCTTTGATTTAATTGCAGAACTTTGCACAAAAATGGATGTTAAAGAATGGATAGCGATTTACGAAAACAACATTAAAAAGAAATAG
- a CDS encoding 2-hydroxyacid dehydrogenase, protein MKILHLDSNHPLLINQLNDLGFINDEDYTSSKSEVEAKIQNYDGFIIRSRFKIDKTFLNKCTKLKFIGRVGAGLENIDCDYAESKRIKLIAAPEGNRNAVGEHSLAMLLSLFNKLNKADNEVRQGKWLREDNRGLELDGKTVGLIGYGNMGKSFAKKLRGFDVEVLCYDIKPNVGDDNCTQVSLQELQNKSDVLSLHTPQTQLTKNMINKEFINNFKKDFWLINTARGTSVVTKDLVTALKCGKVLGAGLDVLEYEKSSFENLFSNNNMPEAFNYLIQAENVILSPHVAGWTIESKQKLAQTIVNKIKNNFC, encoded by the coding sequence ATGAAAATTCTACACTTAGATAGTAATCACCCATTACTTATCAATCAATTAAATGATTTAGGTTTTATAAATGATGAAGATTATACTTCATCAAAAAGTGAAGTAGAGGCTAAAATTCAAAATTATGATGGTTTTATCATCAGAAGTCGTTTTAAGATTGATAAAACGTTTTTAAACAAATGCACAAAACTAAAGTTTATAGGTAGAGTAGGAGCTGGTTTAGAGAATATAGATTGTGATTATGCAGAAAGTAAAAGAATAAAACTAATTGCAGCTCCAGAAGGTAATAGAAATGCAGTTGGTGAACACTCTTTAGCTATGTTACTTTCTTTATTTAATAAATTAAACAAAGCTGATAACGAAGTTAGGCAAGGAAAATGGTTGCGTGAAGACAATAGAGGTTTAGAGTTAGATGGTAAAACTGTAGGCCTAATTGGCTATGGAAATATGGGTAAATCTTTTGCCAAAAAACTAAGAGGTTTTGATGTAGAAGTACTTTGTTATGATATTAAACCCAATGTTGGTGATGACAATTGCACCCAGGTTTCCTTACAAGAATTACAAAATAAAAGTGATGTTCTAAGCTTACATACACCACAAACTCAGCTTACCAAAAACATGATAAACAAAGAATTTATTAATAATTTTAAGAAAGATTTCTGGTTAATAAATACTGCACGTGGAACATCTGTAGTTACCAAAGACTTAGTTACTGCCTTAAAATGTGGTAAAGTTTTAGGTGCTGGATTAGATGTTTTAGAATACGAAAAATCATCTTTCGAAAACCTATTTTCTAACAACAACATGCCAGAAGCTTTTAACTATTTGATTCAAGCAGAAAATGTAATTTTATCTCCACATGTTGCTGGTTGGACCATTGAAAGCAAGCAAAAATTGGCACAAACTATAGTAAATAAAATAAAAAATAATTTTTGCTAA
- the panB gene encoding 3-methyl-2-oxobutanoate hydroxymethyltransferase, which produces MSVAKKQYKRVTVKSLVEMKANGEKISMLTAYDYTMAKILDNAGVDVLLVGDSASNVMAGHETTLPITLDQMIYHASSVVRAIERSLVVVDLPFGSYQSDPKEALRSAIRIMKESGGHSIKLEGGKEIKESIKRILNAGIPVMGHLGLTPQSIYKFGTYTVRAKEEEEAEKLMEDALMLERIGCFALVLEKVPAKLAQKVAEAISIPVIGIGAGNGVDGQVLVTHDMVGMTHEFNPRFLRRYLDLYKEMTGAFQQYIADVKSKDFPNEEEQY; this is translated from the coding sequence ATGTCTGTAGCAAAAAAACAGTACAAAAGAGTTACTGTAAAATCTTTAGTAGAAATGAAAGCCAATGGAGAGAAAATCTCTATGTTAACTGCATATGATTATACCATGGCTAAAATATTAGATAATGCTGGTGTAGATGTTTTACTTGTTGGTGATTCTGCTTCTAATGTTATGGCTGGTCATGAGACTACTTTACCAATTACTTTAGATCAAATGATATATCATGCAAGCTCTGTAGTTAGAGCAATTGAAAGATCTTTAGTAGTTGTAGATTTGCCATTTGGTAGTTATCAATCTGACCCTAAAGAAGCTTTGCGTTCTGCAATTCGAATTATGAAAGAGAGTGGTGGTCACTCTATAAAATTAGAAGGTGGTAAAGAAATTAAAGAATCTATAAAACGAATTTTAAATGCTGGAATACCTGTAATGGGTCACTTAGGTTTAACTCCACAATCTATTTATAAATTTGGTACATACACTGTTAGAGCCAAAGAAGAAGAAGAAGCCGAAAAGTTAATGGAAGATGCTCTAATGTTAGAGAGAATTGGCTGTTTTGCTTTAGTTTTAGAAAAAGTACCAGCAAAATTAGCTCAAAAAGTAGCAGAAGCAATTTCTATACCTGTAATAGGTATTGGAGCAGGAAATGGTGTTGATGGTCAAGTTTTAGTTACTCATGATATGGTTGGTATGACACACGAATTCAACCCAAGGTTTTTACGTAGATATTTAGATTTATATAAAGAAATGACAGGTGCATTTCAACAATATATAGCTGATGTAAAAAGTAAAGATTTCCCAAATGAAGAAGAACAATATTAA